The following coding sequences are from one Eucalyptus grandis isolate ANBG69807.140 chromosome 11, ASM1654582v1, whole genome shotgun sequence window:
- the LOC104425056 gene encoding glutathione S-transferase F9: MVVKVYGTDAAAPKRVLVCLIEKGVEFETVPVDLFKGEQKAPEFLKLQPFGSVPVIQDGDYTLFESRAIIRYYAEKYKHQGTDLLGKTIEERGLVEQWLEAEAHSYQPPLRDLVHKIVLAPIRGLTSDPKLIKESEDKLCKVLDIYEERLSKSKYLAGDFFSLADLSHLPFTQYLMGKMGKEYLIRDRKSVSAWWDDISSRPSWKKVVELWPGLY; the protein is encoded by the exons atgGTGGTGAAGGTGTACGGGACTGATGCTGCAGCGCCGAAGCGAGTGCTGGTGTGCCTGATCGAGAAGGGGGTCGAGTTCGAGACCGTCCCTGTGGATCTCTTCAAGGGCGAGCAGAAAGCCCCTGAATTCCTCAAGCTCCAG CCATTTGGATCAGTTCCTGTAATTCAAGATGGGGACTACACTCTATTCG AATCGCGGGCCATCATAAGGTATTATGCTGAGAAATACAAGCATCAAGGGACCGACCTTCTGGGGAAGACAATAGAGGAGAGGGGGCTCGTCGAGCAGTGGCTCGAAGCGGAGGCTCATAGCTACCAACCGCCGTTGCGCGACCTTGTCCACAAAATTGTTTTGGCCCCAATTAGGGGACTTACGTCGGATCCGAAGCTGATCAAAGAGAGTGAGGACAAGCTCTGTAAGGTACTGGACATCTATGAGGAGAGGCTGTCCAAGAGTAAGTACCTGGCGGGGGATTTTTTCAGCCTTGCCGACCTGAGCCACCTCCCGTTCACGCAGTACTTGATGGGAAAAATGGGGAAGGAGTACCTGATAAGGGACCGGAAGAGCGTGAGCGCATGGTGGGATGATATCTCGAGTAGGCCTTCTTGGAAGAAGGTCGTCGAGCTCTGGCCCGGTCTGTATTag